In Arachis hypogaea cultivar Tifrunner chromosome 17, arahy.Tifrunner.gnm2.J5K5, whole genome shotgun sequence, a single window of DNA contains:
- the LOC112765296 gene encoding uncharacterized protein, translating into MAVAFTNLSWWLWSGKHQEPRISNGSLINPSADSNMWESDVLRFPLLKQANMGSSTRRVKRKWHSREERKMDREYDVVLVPSDGGCVSGSESDDSDWSIGWLEPHGPGFPSDDETDNSFAVLVPCYGREQAYDMMVEDPGSNFLSGVGNFPDSYSDESKKYVENWLSALRNT; encoded by the exons ATGGCTGTGGCTTTTACCAACCTATCATGGTGGTTATGGAGTGGAAAGCATCAAGAGCCAAGAATCTCAAACGGTTCTTTGATAAATCCTTCAGCCGATTCGAATATGTGGGAATCGGATGTTTTGAGGTTTCCTTTGCTCAAGCAGGCTAACATGGGCTCTTCGACGAGGAGGGTGAAGCGTAAATGGCATAGTAGGGAAGAGAGGAAGATGGATAGGGAATATGATGTTGTTCTGGTTCCATCTGATGGTGGATGTGTCTCTGGTTCTGAATCCGATGATTCTGACTGGTCAATTGGCTGGTTGGAACCTCATGGACCTGGGTTCCCAAGTGATGATGAAACAGATAACAGCTTTGCCGTGCTGGTTCCCTGCTACGGGCGAGAACAAGCTTATGATATGATGGTGGAAGACCCGGGAAGCAACTTTCTGAGCGGTGTTGGGAACTTCCCTGATAGTTATTCAGATG AGAGCAAGAAATATGTGGAAAACTGGCTTTCGGCTCTTCGAAACACCTGA